The following are from one region of the Nicotiana tabacum cultivar K326 chromosome 3, ASM71507v2, whole genome shotgun sequence genome:
- the LOC107815615 gene encoding DNA repair protein UVH3, with protein MGVQGLWELLAPVGRRVSVETLAGKKLAIDASIWIIQFMKAMRDEKGEMVRNAHILGFFRRICKLLYLRTKPVFVFDGGTPALKRRTVIARRRQRENAQAKIRKTAEKLLLNHLKAMRLKELAVDLENQRKQNDAKGKKVSTEATGTVKNVDEGNGLAAENYDREALDEMLAASIQAEEDWNFTGNASTSCAGDHAENDNTDEDEEMILPSMQGKVDPSVLAALPPSMQLDLLGQMRERLMAENRQKYQKVKKAPEKFSELQIQAYLKTVAFRREIDEVQKSAAGKGIGGVRTKRIASEANREFIFSSSFTGDKDVLVSAGKDQTRKKPSEVQTENSLPNSATASDAATRKSSVLESIVTEPGSAFNDDVETYLDERGHLRVSRLRAMGVRMTRDLQRNLDMIKEIEEESLSRNKDFSYVPAINDTAVHSPGNVSDTIPQLNSSNPDNDGKACSNNKSEESELKSGTSIQISFEDNFAHNCANDDDDDIFAHLVAGDPAMEFSIDHSPSKKQSLDSASDVEWEEGLIEEKRDLLSNNSQGESQATLEKDGMDDEVEVEWEEECVDICKERSLFPFDSRSASKGALEEEADYQEAVRRSLEDLRDHRCIDKSHENDMSEEASQMVTHGIVIGSDGQDNNCPKTHEILQQKELPSEIQTAHLHDTVHETDIAEGNNCLGNQLGEQFQANSGYRNMQIEEVTNQADRTLHCDIRMGPTDPLDGSEVRMIRNKIADTTVEVSSNGKSASDVTSIEQARFNELPNARTSDAQQYEAGAASHHYTHESTELAKAFTEGFISDANSAQKLDEEGTCDDPLLEGKDLFGNLDSAGSKEDQKVMMASLEEEMDVLDKEREKLGDEQRKLERNAESVSSEMFAECQELLQMFGLPYIIAPMEAEAQCAYMELTNLVDGVVTDDSDAFLFGARNVYKNIFDDRKYVETYFMKDVENELGLDREKLIRTALFLGSDYTEGVSGIGIVNAIEVLNAFPEEDGLQKFREWVESPDPSILGGLDAQAGSSTRKRGSEVGDPDMSCSRSNVEGNSASDENVKSEDRVQKLKQIFMNKHRNISKNWHIPSSFPSDAVISAYASPRVDKSTEPFAWGKPDVSVLRKVCWEKFGWSSQKADELLVSVLKEYNKHETQLRLEAFYTFNERFAKIRSKRIKKAVKLMTGNKSMNLMDASVQDAPENLKKRELKFNNVEEEKIEDPLTGLESAGADYEETKTKRSVGKQSRKRKGEHLQPEHLEPPEGSGSKQNTNKKSSGSIRGGRKTARSVGKASKKSCSRSFKTSSEGEKDSDIEQQSQIEKLEKPKQARRSERHRKIVNYSEGRDDESDKVDKDDGDSTTDKLERRESGADVGIVERCPDDSSNMTENDVSNDYCPQGLSNPETSADVNTGGAEMESAVQPSFGEMDDPVPGDLLSKEYLKMGGGFCLEEDDGDMEHEINASSPILSVGCSDINNSSQLLGNEICGNASNQFVSSPSTNKKQCDARIGASENEQDLDNTTNSTCQKVSAHQENMEDNDYVSGSVFLRAMPNLRKRKKNS; from the exons ATGGGTGTTCAAGGTCTCTGGGAGCTCTTGGCCCCCGTCGGCCGCCGCGTGTCCGTTGAAACCCTCGCCGGAAAAAAACTAGCAATCG ATGCAAGCATATGGATTATACAATTTATGAAAGCAATGCGAGATGAAAAGGGGGAGATGGTGCGGAATGctcatattttgggatttttcCGTCGAATTTGCAAGTTACTCTACCTTCGGACCAAGCCAGTCTTTGTATTTGACGGTGGTACGCCTGCCCTCAAGCGTAGAACGGTGATCGCGCGTCGCCGCCAGCGGGAAAATGCTCAAGCCAAGATTAGAAAAACTGCTGAAAAATTGCTCCTTAATCAT CTTAAGGCTATGAGGCTGAAAGAGCTGGCTGTGGATCTGGAGAACCAGAGGAAGCAGAATGATGCAAAGGGTAAAAAGGTTAGCACAGAAGCAACTGGAACTGTGAAGAACGTGGACGAAGGAAATGGCTTGGCTGCAGAGAATTATGATAGGGAAGCACTGGATGAGAT GTTGGCAGCTTCTATTCAAGCAGAGGAAGACTGGAATTTTACTGGTAATGCATCAACATCTTGTGCTGGGGATCATGCTGAAAATGATAACACTGATGAAGACGAAGAGATGATACTG CCATCAATGCAAGGAAAAGTTGATCCTTCTGTTTTAGCTGCTTTACCTCCATCGATGCAGCTTGATCTTCTTGGTCAG ATGAGGGAGAGATTGATGGCAGAGAACAGACAAAAGTATCAGAAGGTCAAGAAG GCTCCTGAAAAGTTCTCAGAACTGCAAATACAAGCTTATCTGAAAACTGTTGCTTTTCGACGCGAGATAGATGAAGTGCAGAAATCTGCTGCTGGAAAGGGAATAGGTGGTGTGCGGACTAAAAGGATTGCTTCTGAAGCAAATAGGGAATTTATTTTCTCCTCATCTTTTACTGGGGACAAAGA TGTCCTTGTGTCTGCTGGGAAAGATCAAACCAGAAAGAAGCCAAGTGAAGTACAAACAGAAAATAGTTTGCCAAATTCTGCGACTGCAAGTGATGCTGCAACAAGGAAATCTAGTGTGCTAGAATCAATCGTGACTGAACCTGGAAGTGCATTTAATGATGACGTGGAGACGTATCTGGATGAGAGGGGTCATCTTCGAGTCAGCAGACTGAGAGCCATGGGTGTTCGCATGACTCGAGATTTACAGAGAAATTTAGATATGATTAAAGAGATTGAGGAAGAGAGTCTATCCAGAAACAAAGATTTTAGTTATGTGCCTGCTATCAATGACACTGCTGTACATTCCCCTGGAAATGTCTCTGATACAATTCCGCAGCTGAACTCATCCAATCCAGATAATGATGGGAAGGCTTGTTCAAACAACAAAAGTGAAGAGTCTGAGTTGAAAAGCGGGACTTCAATTCAGATATCTTTTGAAGATAATTTTGCACATAATTGTgccaatgatgatgatgatgatatatTTGCACATTTAGTGGCAGGTGATCCAGCTATGGAATTTTCTATTGATCATTCCCCCTCAAAAAAGCAGTCTCTGGATTCTGCCTCAGATGTTGAGTGGGAGGAAGGATTGATTGAAGAGAAACGTGACTTGCTAAGCAATAACTCTCAAGGGGAAAGCCAGGCTACACTGGAGAAAGATGGCATGGATGATGAGGTTGAAGTAGAATGGGAAGAAGAATGTGTAGATATTTGCAAGGAGcgttccttatttccatttgatTCAAGAAGTGCTTCTAAAGGTGCTTTGGAAGAAGAAGCGGATTATCAGGAAGCAGTAAGGAGGAGTCTTGAGGACTTGAGAGATCATAGATGCATAGATAAATCTCATGAGAATGATATGTCTGAAGAAGCTAGTCAAATGGTTACTCATGGTATAGTTATTGGATCTGATGGTCAAGATAACAATTGTCCAAAGACGCATGAAATTCTTCAACAGAAAGAATTACCATCCGAAATTCAGACTGCACACTTGCATGATACTGTACATGAGACGGATATTGCGGAGGGTAATAACTGTTTGGGAAACCAGTTAGGGGAACAATTTCAAGCTAATTCTGGTTATAGAAATATGCAGATTGAAGAAGTAACCAATCAAGCTGACAGAACTTTGCATTGTGATATACGTATGGGACCGACTGATCCTCTTGATGGGTCAGAGGTTAGAATGATTAGGAATAAGATAGCTGATACCACTGTTGAGGTTTCGAGCAACGGAAAAAGTGCGTCAGATGTTACTTCTATAGAACAAGCAAGATTTAACGAATTGCCGAATGCAAGAACCTCTGATGCTCAACAATATGAAGCTGGAGCTGCCTCACATCATTATACACATGAATCGACAGAACTCGCCAAAGCTTTCACGGAGGGTTTTATAAGTGATGCAAATAGTGCACAAAAACTAGATGAGGAAGGTACTTGTGATGACCCATTATTGGAAGGGAAGGATCTCTTTGGCAATTTGGATTCTGCAGGTAGCAAAGAAGATCAAAAGGTTATGATGGCTAGTTTGGAGGAGGAGATGGATGTGTTGGATAAAGAGCGTGAAAAACTTGGAGATGAGCAGAGAAAGCTTGAGCGTAATGCAGAATCTGTAAGCTCTGAAATGTTTGCAGAGTGCCAG GAGTTGCTTCAAATGTTTGGCTTGCCATATATAATAGCTCCGATGGAAGCTGAAGCTCAGTGTGCTTACATGGAGCTTACAAATCTTGTTGATGGTGTGGTTACTGATGACTCTGATGCGTTCTTGTTTGGTGCTCGAAATGTATACAAGAACATATTTGATGATCGCAAATATGTGGAGACATACTTTATGAAG GATGTGGAGAACGAGCTTGGGTTGGATAGAGAAAAATTAATTCGTACGGCATTATTCCTTGGGAGCGATTATACTGAAGGAGTGAG TGGGATTGGTATTGTTAATGCCATTGAAGTTCTAAATGCATTTCCTGAGGAAGACGGTCTTCAGAAATTTCGGGAGTGGGTGGAATCGCCAGATCCATCCATTCTTGGGGGGCTTGATGCACAGGCAGGTTCCAGCACTAGGAAGAGAGGGAGTGAAGTTGGTGATCCAGATATGAGTTGCTCAAGAAGCAATGTGGAAGGCAATTCCGCATCTGATGAAAATGTCAAGTCTGAGGATAGAGTTCAAAAGTTGAAGCAGATTTTCATGAATAAACAT AGAAATATTAGTAAAAACTGGCATATTCCTTCCTCGTTTCCGAGTGATGCTGTGATTTCAGCATATGCTTCTCCACGGGTTGACAAGTCAACAGAGCCTTTTGCATGGGGGAAGCCTGATGTTTCTGTGCTTCGCAA AGTTTGTTGGGAGAAATTCGGTTGGAGCAGCCAGAAGGCAGATGAATTGCTAGTATCGGTTCTGAAAGAGTACAACAAACATGAG ACACAACTTCGACTGGAAGCCTTCTACACTTTCAATGAGAGATTTGCAAAAATTCGTAGCAAGAGGATAAAAAAGGCTGTTAAACTTATGACAGGAAACAAATCCATGAATTTAATGGATGCAAGTGTACAAGATgctcctgaaaacttaaaaaaaagagaattaaaatttaataatGTGGAGGAGGAAAAGATAGAGGATCCTTTGACGGGACTAGAGTCGGCTGGTGCTGATTATGAGGAGACAAAAACAAAAAGATCAGTTGGAAAGCAGTCaagaaaaaggaaaggagagCATTTGCAGCCTGAACATTTGGAACCACCAGAGGGATCAGGAAGCAAGCAAAACACCAATAAGAAATCAAGTGGTAGTATAAGAGGAGGGAGGAAAACAGCTCGATCTGTGGGGAAGGCAAGTAAGAAATCCTGTTCCAGATCCTTCAAAACAAGCTCCGAGGGGGAAAAAGATAGTGATATAGAGCAACAATCACAAATTGAGAAGCTTGAAAAGCCAAAGCAAGCAAGAAGA TCAGAGCGTCATCGGAAAATAGTAAATTACAGTGAGGGAAGAGATGATGAGTCTGATAAAGTTGACAAAGATGATGGAGATTCTACTACTGACAAGTTGGAAAGGAGAGAATCCGGAGCAGATGTGGGCATAGTTGAGCGTTGTCCTGATGATTCTAGCAACATGACCGAGAATGATGTAAGTAATGATTACTGTCCACAAGGACTGTCAAACCCTGAAACAAGTGCTGATGTCAACACGGGTGGGGCAGAAATGGAATCCGCTGTTCAGCCAAGTTTTGGTGAAATGGACGATCCTGTTCCTGGGGATCTTTTGTCTAAGGAGTACCTTAAAATGGGGGGTGGGTTTTGCTTAGAGGAAGATGATGGAGATATGGAGCATGAGATAAATGCGTCTAGTCCTATCCTATCAGTTGGTTGTTCTGATATTAATAATTCCTCTCAGCTTTTGGGAAATGAGATTTGTGGTAATGCTTCAAATCAGTTTGTTTCTAGCCCCTCGACGAATAAAAAGCAATGTGATGCAAGGATAGGTGCATCTGAAAACGAGCAAGATTTAGACAACACGACTAATAGTACTTGTCAAAAGGTATCAGCGCACCAAGAAAATATGGAGGACAATGATTATGTTTCCGGTTCGGTGTTTCTTCGTGCAATGCCAAATTTGAGGAAGCGGAAGAAGAATAGCTGA